A window of the Candidatus Bathyarchaeia archaeon genome harbors these coding sequences:
- a CDS encoding transcription factor S, producing the protein MEFCPKCGTRLVPKKGKEGKKANIVMTCTKCGYKKRQPTKGLKPVAKVIEHSPQETIAVISKEEQKLRVLPTVRIECPKCGNNLAYVWQVQTRGSDESSTQFFRCTKCSHTFREYS; encoded by the coding sequence ATGGAGTTTTGTCCTAAGTGTGGAACAAGGCTTGTCCCTAAGAAAGGCAAAGAAGGAAAGAAAGCCAACATTGTAATGACCTGTACAAAATGCGGTTACAAGAAGCGACAACCCACAAAAGGACTGAAACCCGTTGCAAAAGTGATTGAACACAGCCCGCAGGAGACCATAGCCGTCATCAGCAAGGAAGAACAGAAACTGCGAGTTCTGCCCACAGTGCGAATCGAGTGCCCAAAATGCGGAAACAACCTAGCCTACGTATGGCAAGTGCAAACCAGAGGAAGCGACGAATCCTCAACCCAATTCTTCAGATGCACTAAATGCAGCCACACATTCAGAGAATACAGCTAG
- a CDS encoding DUF99 family protein → MNISKRKKAEKRDIREVKPEIRVLGIDDGVFTPHSDEVVDVVGVVFRGGQWLDGFMHTTARVDGMDATEKLSHMITESPHYRQLRVIMINGVTLAGFNVVDIVELHEKTKLPVIAVTRDKPDLNDIREALQHLPEADNRWKVIQKAGKVVKARTREGEEPIYVHAVGLSNETVKRILKNTSTRSNIPEPLRVAHIIASGLGQR, encoded by the coding sequence ATGAACATAAGTAAGCGTAAGAAAGCTGAGAAACGCGACATTCGTGAGGTCAAACCCGAGATTCGAGTCTTAGGCATAGACGACGGAGTGTTCACACCACACTCAGATGAAGTGGTTGACGTCGTAGGCGTGGTTTTTAGAGGCGGCCAATGGCTTGACGGCTTCATGCACACCACCGCAAGAGTAGACGGCATGGACGCCACCGAGAAGCTGTCACACATGATAACAGAGTCGCCGCACTACCGGCAACTGCGCGTAATCATGATTAACGGAGTGACACTTGCAGGCTTTAACGTCGTTGACATCGTGGAGCTTCATGAGAAAACGAAGCTACCCGTCATTGCGGTCACACGTGACAAACCAGACTTGAATGACATAAGGGAGGCATTGCAGCATCTGCCCGAGGCAGACAACAGGTGGAAAGTCATACAGAAGGCAGGCAAGGTCGTCAAGGCGCGCACTCGTGAAGGTGAGGAGCCCATCTATGTGCATGCAGTAGGACTTTCCAATGAGACCGTCAAACGCATATTGAAGAATACGTCAACTCGAAGCAACATTCCAGAGCCGTTGCGTGTAGCGCACATTATTGCTTCCGGACTTGGGCAACGGTAA
- a CDS encoding ribonuclease III family protein: protein MAEEMTRSTPTLKSYNSFEEILLDKDLAGLGDSYVNFVYSLAMSQRHGHPMGAKVNNQVLANAVETSGLRKLLPHRVDRHTRGNAAEALLVFAWLQDLLEMEDCIKALSEGEDLAEAFAALLLKIMHRLGACHEHK from the coding sequence ATGGCAGAAGAAATGACTCGCTCAACGCCTACATTGAAGAGTTACAATAGCTTTGAGGAGATTTTACTCGACAAGGATCTTGCTGGCTTAGGCGACTCCTACGTCAATTTTGTCTACTCTTTGGCTATGTCCCAAAGACACGGACATCCTATGGGCGCTAAAGTCAACAACCAAGTCCTTGCAAACGCTGTCGAAACGTCAGGGCTGCGCAAGCTACTTCCCCACCGAGTAGACAGGCATACCCGTGGAAACGCGGCTGAGGCGCTGCTTGTTTTCGCTTGGCTTCAGGACCTGCTTGAAATGGAAGACTGCATCAAAGCGTTGTCAGAAGGCGAAGACCTAGCTGAAGCGTTTGCTGCCCTTCTGCTGAAGATTATGCACAGACTCGGCGCATGCCATGAACATAAGTAA
- a CDS encoding DNA-directed RNA polymerase subunit L, producing the protein MEIKILRKTTDEMRVEIVGEGHTFCNLFEKALLEDPTVEVGGYSVQHPLVSNPIMHVRMKEKRKPEKRPETALKEAAEKIRHRNKEFRVSFEKALEQWQKK; encoded by the coding sequence ATGGAAATCAAGATTCTCCGCAAGACAACTGATGAAATGCGCGTCGAAATCGTTGGTGAAGGACACACATTTTGCAATCTCTTTGAGAAAGCCTTGCTTGAAGACCCGACTGTGGAGGTCGGCGGCTACAGCGTACAACATCCACTGGTGTCAAACCCCATAATGCACGTTCGAATGAAGGAGAAACGTAAACCAGAGAAGAGACCTGAAACCGCGTTGAAAGAAGCTGCTGAGAAGATACGACATCGCAACAAGGAATTCCGGGTCAGTTTTGAAAAAGCGCTTGAACAATGGCAGAAGAAATGA
- a CDS encoding exosome complex RNA-binding protein Csl4, producing the protein MASPQAKRKSGQIVVPGDRLGVIEEFTPGPGTYESEGTIYSAATGRALMDLLNKQVTVYPKAHISSVPHVGTTVTGQVSEVQNKQATIRIFQVGDRSLSGFFSGLLHIGDVSPRYVESMYDVCKAGDIVRARVVSDKNRVFHLTTNDKDLGVVYSFCSRCGHPLSQKRFIMRCPECGNSERRKTAADYDKGEI; encoded by the coding sequence ATGGCTTCACCACAAGCTAAACGCAAAAGCGGACAAATCGTAGTGCCAGGCGACCGGTTAGGCGTGATTGAAGAGTTTACGCCCGGACCCGGAACTTACGAATCCGAAGGCACGATTTATTCAGCTGCCACAGGCAGAGCACTCATGGATCTACTGAACAAACAGGTTACTGTTTATCCCAAAGCCCACATTAGCAGCGTGCCACACGTGGGCACGACGGTGACTGGCCAGGTTTCAGAGGTGCAGAACAAGCAGGCAACGATACGGATCTTTCAGGTGGGTGACCGCTCGTTAAGCGGGTTTTTCAGCGGTTTGCTGCACATAGGAGACGTTAGCCCCCGCTACGTAGAGAGCATGTATGACGTTTGCAAGGCGGGCGACATCGTCAGGGCAAGAGTGGTCAGCGACAAGAACAGAGTCTTCCACTTAACAACTAACGATAAGGACTTGGGCGTGGTTTACTCTTTCTGCTCACGCTGTGGACACCCACTGTCACAGAAGAGGTTTATCATGCGATGTCCAGAGTGTGGCAATTCTGAAAGAAGAAAAACTGCCGCCGACTACGACAAAGGTGAAATCTAG
- a CDS encoding METTL5 family protein → MGTTAQKRLVRRLDLERVLQQVEPYPSPKARLEQYTIPVDVASEILFIAAYVNDDILGKTVVDLGCGTGRLAIGAAFIGAREVVGVDVDVLAVRKAKEVAEKLNVKERLNWIVGDIGVLRGKSDTVLQNPPFGVQRRTADREFLLKALELAPRIYSLHKGGESTRAFIKRFIESKGGKVTSIFQMKLDIPRMFEFHTKRKHEVDVDLYRIEVKEE, encoded by the coding sequence ATGGGAACAACTGCTCAGAAAAGGCTGGTTCGAAGACTAGACTTGGAACGTGTCCTTCAACAAGTAGAGCCTTATCCGTCACCCAAGGCTCGTCTCGAGCAGTACACCATTCCCGTCGATGTTGCCTCGGAGATACTATTCATAGCTGCGTACGTTAATGACGATATTCTAGGCAAAACAGTTGTTGACCTTGGCTGTGGCACAGGCAGACTCGCCATAGGCGCCGCGTTCATAGGAGCAAGAGAAGTAGTAGGCGTTGACGTGGACGTCCTAGCTGTACGAAAAGCCAAGGAAGTCGCCGAGAAATTAAACGTAAAAGAGAGACTGAACTGGATAGTCGGCGACATCGGTGTATTGCGTGGCAAATCTGACACTGTTCTTCAGAACCCCCCTTTCGGTGTTCAGAGAAGAACAGCAGACAGGGAATTTCTTCTTAAGGCGTTGGAGCTAGCGCCCAGAATCTACTCGCTTCACAAAGGCGGAGAGAGCACTCGGGCTTTCATCAAAAGGTTTATTGAGTCGAAAGGGGGAAAGGTTACGAGCATATTTCAAATGAAGCTAGACATTCCGCGAATGTTTGAGTTTCACACCAAACGTAAACATGAGGTCGATGTGGATCTTTATCGAATTGAGGTTAAAGAGGAATAA